The nucleotide window CCGTCCGGGGTAACCACCAGGGGGTTGACCTCCACCAAGGTGGCGTCCTCGGCGGTGAAGACCTCCCACAGGCGCTCAATGACCTGGGCCACCTGGTCCGCCACCTGCGGGGGCTCGATCCGGGCCGTAGCCACGATCTGCTGGGCCACCTGGGCATTGATGCCGACCAGTGGGTCCACGCCCACGCGGGCCAGATCCTCCGGGCGCTCCTTAGCCAGGGTCTCGATGTCCATGCCGCCTTCCCGGGAGCACATCGCCAGGTAGCGGCGCTCGGCTCGGTCCAGCAGCACAGAGAAGTAGAACTCGGAGGCGATGTCGGCGCCGTCAGCCACCAGGACGGTGCGGACGGTGTGCCCCTTGATGTCCATGCCGAGGATCTCCTCCGCGCGGGCCCGGGCCTCCTCTACGGTGCGGGCCAGCTTGACGCCGCCCGCTTTGCCCCGTCCCCCGGTCTTCACCTGAGCCTTGACGACCAGGAGTTGGGAGCCCTCAGCCAGCATGCGCTGGGCGGCATCCTCCGCCTCCTGAGGGGTGGTGGCTATGGAGCCGGTCAGCACCGGCACCCCGTGCGCGGCGAAGAGATCCTTCGCCTGGTACTCATAAAGGTCCATTAAGTGCTTCCTCTCGATGTCCGGCCCGCAGGCGGCTGGTTCGCCAGGGGACCGAAGGCCCTTCCCCAGTCAGGCGGGGTTGTCGCAGATGAGCGTAACGCGACCTAGGACACACAGGAGGCAATCCGGCGAGGTAGATCGGGACCAAAGTCCGCAGGCGTGTGCGAGGCTCTGTAGTGCCGGGCGTACCGATCACCCAGACCTCTCTTGGTAAACGCCGGAAACATGACGAGCAGCGCCAGTGCCGCCACAATGGGCCTAGTGCTTACGGCCCGCCGCGAGCGCACCTCGTCCACGCCAACCGGAAGGACCCCACATGCCCGCCACCATCGCCACCGAGCCCACCATGCTTGAGGAGCTCACCAAAACTGTCACTGGCCCCGACGGTGAGCGTGTGCGTATTGGGGTCCTGACCAGCGGCGGCGATGCCCAGGGCATGAACGCGGCCGTGCGCGCCGTCGTCCGTACCGCCCTACGTATGGGCGCCCAGCCCTATGCGGTCATGGAGGGATGGGCTGGCGCCGTGGCCGGTGGAGACGGCATACGCCCCTTGGAATGGGACTCGGTGGGCTCGATCCTGCACCGTGGTGGCACCGTGATCGGCACTGCCCGCTGCCCCGAGTTCCGTGACTTGGATGGCCAACGCCGAGC belongs to Actinomyces trachealis and includes:
- the sucC gene encoding ADP-forming succinate--CoA ligase subunit beta; its protein translation is MDLYEYQAKDLFAAHGVPVLTGSIATTPQEAEDAAQRMLAEGSQLLVVKAQVKTGGRGKAGGVKLARTVEEARARAEEILGMDIKGHTVRTVLVADGADIASEFYFSVLLDRAERRYLAMCSREGGMDIETLAKERPEDLARVGVDPLVGINAQVAQQIVATARIEPPQVADQVAQVIERLWEVFTAEDATLVEVNPLVVTPDGRVLALDGKVSLDDNSAFRHPGHASLKDTRDADPLETRAKEAGLNYVRLEGQVGVLGNGAGLVMSTLDVVAGAGEKHGGMRPANFLDLGGGSSAQVMATGLEVVASDPQVRAILVNVFGGITACDTVAAGIITAVGELEGFDKPIVVRLDGNNAELARKMLAEAALPGVTVVETMDGAADAVTAIAEQLGA